From a single Elgaria multicarinata webbii isolate HBS135686 ecotype San Diego chromosome 18, rElgMul1.1.pri, whole genome shotgun sequence genomic region:
- the ANAPC7 gene encoding anaphase-promoting complex subunit 7 isoform X1 codes for MSVVDHVREMAAAGLHSNVRLLSGLLLTMSGNNPELFSPSQKYQLLVYHADSLFHDKEYRNAVSKYTMALQQKKALSKTSKVRPSTGNAASTPQSQCLPSEIEVKYKMAECYTMLKQDKDAIAILDGIPSRQRTPKINMMLANLYKKAGQERSSVTSYKEVLRQCPLALDAILGLLSLSVKGAEVASMTMNVIQSIPNLDWLSVWIKAYAFVHTGDNTRAINTICSLEKKSLLRDNVDILGSLADLYFRAGDNKNAILKFEQAQMLDPYLIKGMDVYGYLLAREGRLEDVENLGCRLFNISDQHAEPWVVSGCHSFYSKRYSRALYLGAKAIQLNSNSVQALLLKGAALRNMGRVQEAIIHFREAIRLAPCRLDCYEGLIECYLASNGLREATVMANNVYKTLGANAQTLTLLATVCLEDPVAQEKAKTLLDKALTQRPDYIKAVVKKAELLSREQKYEEGIALLRNALANQSDCILHRMLGDFLVAVNEYQEAMDQYSIALSLDPNDQKSLEGMQKMEKEESPTDATQEEDVDDMEGSGEEGDLEGSDSEAAQWADQEQWFGMQ; via the exons ATGAGCGTGGTGGATCATGTGCGGGAGATGGCGGCCGCCGGGCTCCACTCCAACGTGCGGCTCCTCAGCGGGCTCCTGCTCACCATGAGCGGCAACAACCC TGAGTTGTTTTCCCCGTCGCAGAAGTATCAGCTTCTTGTGTATCACGCAGATTCTCTCTTCCATGACAAGGAATACCGAAATGCCGTCAGTAAGTATACCATGGCTTTGCAGCAGAAGAAAGCGCTGAGTAAAACTTCGAAAGTCAGACCTTCAACTGGGAACGCGGCGTCTACTCCTCAGAGCCAG TGTCTGCCTTCTGAAATCGAAGTGAAATACAAAATGGCAGAGTGCTATACAATGTTGAAGCAAGACAAAGATGCCATCGCTATACTTGATGGAATCCCTTCAAGACAGAGAACCCCTAAG ATTAACATGATGCTGGCAAACTTGTACAAGAAGGCAGGCCAGGAACGCTCCTCTGTGACAAGTTACAAAGAAGTGCTGAGGCAGTGCCCACTCGCGCTGGATGCCATCTTGG GCTTGTTGTCACTCTCAGTGAAAGGTGCAGAAGTGGCCTCCATGACGATGAATGTGATCCAGAGTATCCCAAACCTGGACTGGCTTTCGGTGTGGATCAAGGCATATGCTTTTGTGCACACGGGTGATAACACCCGAGCCATCAACACCATCTG CTCATTGGAGAAGAAGTCACTTCTGAGGGATAATGTGGATATTCTGGGGAGTTTAGCAGATCTGTATTTCAGAGCCGGTGACAATAAGAACGCAATTCTAAAATTTGAACAAGCACAGATGTTGGATCCATATTTAATAAAAG GGATGGACGTCTATGGTTACCTGTTAGCCCGTGAAGGTCGCCTGGAGGATGTAGAGAATCTAGGCTGCCGTCTCTTCAACATCTCTGATCAGCACGCCGAGCCTTGGGTGGTATCAGG GTGCCACAGTTTCTACAGCAAGCGCTACTCCCGGGCCTTGTATTTGGGAGCCAAAGCCATTCAGCTGAACAGCAACAGTGTGCAGGCGCTGCTGCTGAAAGGCGCTGCGCTTCGGAACATGGGGCGGGTGCAGGAAGCCATCATACACTTCCGCGAAGCAATACGGCTCGCGCCTTGTCGGCTGGACTGCTATGAAG GTCTTATTGAATGCTACTTGGCATCCAACGGTCTCCGTGAAGCCACGGTGATGGCTAATAACGTGTACAAAACCCTGGGAGCCAACGCACAGACTCTTACTCTCTTGGCAACTGTTTGCCTGGAAGATCCAGTTGCGCAGGAAAAAGCAAAGACACTGCTGGACAAAGCCTTGACGCAGCGCCCTGATTACATCAAAGCCGTGGTGAAGAAGGCGGAGCTTCTCA GCCGAGAACAGAAATACGAAGAGGGAATTGCTCTGCTGCGGAATGCCCTGGCCAACCAGAGTGACTGCATTCTCCATCGCATGTTAGGGGACTTCCTCGTGGCTGTGAATGAGTACCAGGAGGCCATGGACCAGTACAGCATTGCTCTCAG TTTGGATCCCAATGATCAGAAGTCACTGGAGGGAATGcagaaaatggaaaaagaagaaagtCCAACAGACGCCACCCAGGAGGAGGATGTGGATGACATggaagggagtggagaggaaGGGGATCTCGAAGGGAGTGACAGCGAGGCCGCCCAATGGGCCGACCAGGAGCAGTGGTTTGGCATGCAGTGA
- the ANAPC7 gene encoding anaphase-promoting complex subunit 7 isoform X2: MTRNTEMPSCLPSEIEVKYKMAECYTMLKQDKDAIAILDGIPSRQRTPKINMMLANLYKKAGQERSSVTSYKEVLRQCPLALDAILGLLSLSVKGAEVASMTMNVIQSIPNLDWLSVWIKAYAFVHTGDNTRAINTICSLEKKSLLRDNVDILGSLADLYFRAGDNKNAILKFEQAQMLDPYLIKGMDVYGYLLAREGRLEDVENLGCRLFNISDQHAEPWVVSGCHSFYSKRYSRALYLGAKAIQLNSNSVQALLLKGAALRNMGRVQEAIIHFREAIRLAPCRLDCYEGLIECYLASNGLREATVMANNVYKTLGANAQTLTLLATVCLEDPVAQEKAKTLLDKALTQRPDYIKAVVKKAELLSREQKYEEGIALLRNALANQSDCILHRMLGDFLVAVNEYQEAMDQYSIALSLDPNDQKSLEGMQKMEKEESPTDATQEEDVDDMEGSGEEGDLEGSDSEAAQWADQEQWFGMQ, translated from the exons ATGACAAGGAATACCGAAATGCCGTCA TGTCTGCCTTCTGAAATCGAAGTGAAATACAAAATGGCAGAGTGCTATACAATGTTGAAGCAAGACAAAGATGCCATCGCTATACTTGATGGAATCCCTTCAAGACAGAGAACCCCTAAG ATTAACATGATGCTGGCAAACTTGTACAAGAAGGCAGGCCAGGAACGCTCCTCTGTGACAAGTTACAAAGAAGTGCTGAGGCAGTGCCCACTCGCGCTGGATGCCATCTTGG GCTTGTTGTCACTCTCAGTGAAAGGTGCAGAAGTGGCCTCCATGACGATGAATGTGATCCAGAGTATCCCAAACCTGGACTGGCTTTCGGTGTGGATCAAGGCATATGCTTTTGTGCACACGGGTGATAACACCCGAGCCATCAACACCATCTG CTCATTGGAGAAGAAGTCACTTCTGAGGGATAATGTGGATATTCTGGGGAGTTTAGCAGATCTGTATTTCAGAGCCGGTGACAATAAGAACGCAATTCTAAAATTTGAACAAGCACAGATGTTGGATCCATATTTAATAAAAG GGATGGACGTCTATGGTTACCTGTTAGCCCGTGAAGGTCGCCTGGAGGATGTAGAGAATCTAGGCTGCCGTCTCTTCAACATCTCTGATCAGCACGCCGAGCCTTGGGTGGTATCAGG GTGCCACAGTTTCTACAGCAAGCGCTACTCCCGGGCCTTGTATTTGGGAGCCAAAGCCATTCAGCTGAACAGCAACAGTGTGCAGGCGCTGCTGCTGAAAGGCGCTGCGCTTCGGAACATGGGGCGGGTGCAGGAAGCCATCATACACTTCCGCGAAGCAATACGGCTCGCGCCTTGTCGGCTGGACTGCTATGAAG GTCTTATTGAATGCTACTTGGCATCCAACGGTCTCCGTGAAGCCACGGTGATGGCTAATAACGTGTACAAAACCCTGGGAGCCAACGCACAGACTCTTACTCTCTTGGCAACTGTTTGCCTGGAAGATCCAGTTGCGCAGGAAAAAGCAAAGACACTGCTGGACAAAGCCTTGACGCAGCGCCCTGATTACATCAAAGCCGTGGTGAAGAAGGCGGAGCTTCTCA GCCGAGAACAGAAATACGAAGAGGGAATTGCTCTGCTGCGGAATGCCCTGGCCAACCAGAGTGACTGCATTCTCCATCGCATGTTAGGGGACTTCCTCGTGGCTGTGAATGAGTACCAGGAGGCCATGGACCAGTACAGCATTGCTCTCAG TTTGGATCCCAATGATCAGAAGTCACTGGAGGGAATGcagaaaatggaaaaagaagaaagtCCAACAGACGCCACCCAGGAGGAGGATGTGGATGACATggaagggagtggagaggaaGGGGATCTCGAAGGGAGTGACAGCGAGGCCGCCCAATGGGCCGACCAGGAGCAGTGGTTTGGCATGCAGTGA
- the ARPC3 gene encoding actin-related protein 2/3 complex subunit 3: MPAYHSTLMDPDTKLIGNMALLPIRSQFKGPAPKETKDMDIIDEAIYYFKANVFFKNYEIKNEADRTLIYITLYISECLKKLQKCNSKGQGEKEMYTLGITNFPIPGEPGFPLNALYARPSNKQEDEVMRAYLQQLRQETGLRLCEKVFDPQSDKPSKWWTCFVKRQFMNKSLSGPGQ; the protein is encoded by the exons ATGCCG GCGTATCATTCTACCCTCATGGATCCGGACACCAAGCTGATTGGGAACATGGCACTGTTGCCTATTAGGAGTCAGTTCAAAGGGCCGGCACCCAAGGAAA CAAAAGATATGGACATCATAGATGAAGCCATCTACTACTTCAAAGCGAACGTCTTCTTCAAAAATTATGAAATCAAG aaCGAGGCTGACAGAACCTTGATCTACATAACGCTGTACATCTCCGAATGCTTGAAAAAGCTGCAAAAG TGTAATTCCAAAGGCCAAGGTGAAAAAGAAATGTACACTTTAGGAATCACAAATTTCCCGATCCCTGGGGAGCCAGGATTTCCGCTGAACGCTCTTTACGCCAGACCCAGCAACAAGCAGGAAGACG AGGTGATGAGGGCCTACCTGCAGCAGCTGCGGCAAGAAACAGGCCTCAGGCTTTGTGAAAAGGTCTTTGACCCCCAGAGCGACAAACCCAGCAAG TGGTGGACCTGTTTCGTGAAGAGGCAATTCATGAACAAGAGCCTGTCAGGACCAGGGCAGTAA